From a single Fulvivirga ulvae genomic region:
- a CDS encoding TauD/TfdA family dioxygenase, translating to MNWIDYRTAVPFNYSRENIKDLPEQAIVTIFADERERLFEAALKIPYNPYRTDEQEKFIAEAKGLSDLLSSESRKLIDHELYEGYGAVLISGLPMDPDLPDTPEKGGSLSPDYKKTFVTEAMLMAFGNLTNTEPFNFRQEGWGMAPLIDNIVPVLKLKDQRGAGGYSNDFPFHCESTWHRKRPDFLILAGIRSAENAKTLVFSADQLKGTKWYEEAGMMEGRFRLKAPDLYLKMEAAGIPMGTPHHSSMSPLAIKEEKVELNLNFNGIDCIDQEAVDWMHSLEQFIEDNSVGTILQPGSLLILNNSRTCHTRTGYIPSFNKKDRWFIRGYFKRDLWAGVNLDMNHADKQLFNELLACGWTDAEGKLTKEFLRYVFEYKELEKLDGKMQQLAQNAFGYTPVAGSRIV from the coding sequence ATGAACTGGATCGATTATCGAACTGCCGTCCCTTTTAATTATTCAAGAGAGAATATTAAGGACTTACCCGAACAAGCCATTGTTACCATTTTTGCCGACGAGAGGGAGAGGCTTTTCGAGGCTGCCCTGAAGATACCTTATAACCCTTACAGGACGGATGAGCAGGAAAAGTTCATCGCTGAGGCAAAAGGGCTATCTGACTTACTCTCCTCAGAGAGCAGAAAGCTTATTGACCATGAGCTTTACGAGGGGTATGGAGCCGTACTGATTAGTGGATTGCCTATGGATCCTGATTTGCCCGATACCCCTGAGAAGGGGGGATCTCTTTCTCCGGACTATAAGAAAACCTTTGTTACTGAAGCCATGCTTATGGCATTTGGAAACCTGACGAATACAGAGCCATTTAATTTTCGTCAGGAAGGTTGGGGAATGGCTCCATTAATTGACAATATTGTACCCGTTTTAAAGCTTAAGGATCAGCGTGGTGCGGGAGGATACTCCAATGATTTTCCCTTCCATTGCGAAAGTACCTGGCACCGGAAAAGACCTGACTTCCTAATTCTAGCAGGTATTAGAAGTGCAGAAAATGCGAAAACATTAGTGTTCTCTGCGGATCAGCTGAAAGGGACGAAATGGTACGAAGAAGCTGGCATGATGGAAGGTAGATTCAGGTTAAAAGCACCTGACCTTTACCTGAAGATGGAGGCTGCAGGTATTCCTATGGGCACTCCGCATCATTCGTCTATGTCACCTTTGGCTATTAAAGAGGAAAAGGTCGAGCTAAATCTGAATTTTAACGGTATTGATTGTATTGATCAGGAGGCTGTAGACTGGATGCATAGTTTGGAACAGTTTATAGAAGATAATTCTGTGGGTACCATACTACAACCGGGAAGCCTTTTGATACTTAACAATAGCAGGACGTGCCATACCAGAACAGGTTATATTCCCAGTTTTAACAAGAAAGACAGGTGGTTTATCCGGGGATATTTCAAAAGAGATCTCTGGGCAGGAGTGAATTTGGATATGAATCATGCCGATAAGCAGTTGTTTAATGAATTACTGGCTTGCGGTTGGACAGATGCTGAAGGTAAGCTGACCAAAGAGTTTTTGAGGTATGTATTTGAGTATAAAGAGCTGGAGAAGCTTGATGGAAAAATGCAGCAACTGGCACAAAATGCTTTTGGTTATACGCCTGTGGCAGGATCAAGAATAGTTTAA
- a CDS encoding sulfotransferase family 2 domain-containing protein, whose amino-acid sequence MIISHKHRFIFIKTQKTASTSIEIALSKFCGEHDIISSVHTDEKIRKQLGYRGPQNIRVPFSKYSKLDWLDFIYTRKRAVFYDHMPASDIMRFVDAEVWNNYYKFCFERNPYDKIISWYYWTRHLHKQNTVKEFIEKGMGSKIRGFNLYTIDSIPVVDKIYKYEEMEESLKHIGDVLGLDSPIELPLERAKSHTRKDRRRYTDVLSEGEADWISKIFAREIKYLNYDY is encoded by the coding sequence ATGATCATTTCCCACAAGCATAGATTCATATTTATCAAAACTCAGAAAACAGCAAGTACGAGCATTGAGATTGCCTTGTCTAAGTTTTGTGGCGAGCATGATATCATTTCCTCAGTTCATACTGATGAAAAGATCAGAAAACAGCTGGGTTATAGAGGACCGCAAAATATCAGGGTGCCATTCAGTAAATATTCTAAACTTGACTGGCTGGACTTTATTTATACCCGGAAACGTGCGGTCTTCTATGATCACATGCCGGCATCAGACATTATGAGGTTTGTAGATGCAGAGGTGTGGAATAATTACTATAAATTTTGCTTTGAAAGGAATCCATATGATAAGATCATATCATGGTACTACTGGACGAGACATTTACATAAACAAAATACAGTTAAAGAATTTATTGAAAAGGGTATGGGATCGAAAATAAGAGGATTCAATCTCTATACGATTGACTCAATACCTGTAGTAGATAAAATTTATAAATACGAAGAAATGGAGGAGTCGCTAAAGCACATTGGAGATGTTTTAGGTCTCGATTCACCCATTGAGCTGCCTTTGGAAAGGGCTAAATCCCATACCCGGAAAGATCGAAGGAGGTACACTGACGTGTTGTCTGAAGGTGAAGCAGACTGGATTTCCAAAATCTTTGCAAGAGAGATCAAATATTTAAACTACGACTACTAA
- a CDS encoding non-ribosomal peptide synthetase: MNIKECIDLLDKNNFFLEANGDKLVLKARKNKVSEEQAKAIKQNTEVLKFIKENKQELIDHLNSKSEESKKDIESMYKLSPLQAGMMFHDLYDQQVGAYRNQLKCNLKRVDLNLFKQAWDHLIKSHTILRSSFHYDAFKIPVQCVHRHVEMPLEIVDLSQLNGHDLDTALDKYEREDRSKPFDFKKAPLMRVMLLKLGDDSYKMLWSTHHILLDGWSRPILMEEFLQVYDKLSASEDIKDGEVDRFEDYIRFIDSQDKEKAQAYWSEYLKPVTGSTLLPFIPVSAERTRTVSDFNEEILVFDENVTQKVELFTKRNRITVNTLMQGVWSYLLHQYTGEETISFGVVVSGRPENLQNVERRVGMYINTLPLVSVYDKSCDVQTWLKGIQNDQIASRKFQYNALADIQKWSGVHGDLFDSIMVFQNFPLSELTSSTQWKLEVSNFKGLEQSSNYPLLIRFSVSREINVEIIYKEELLPKTFINLIKLHLEQVLLSIVEEGDTSLNNLHLLQAHPIAEKSDEAQPQPDLVALFEAAAMNFPDKVALEYLDTKLTYKELNEYANRLANHLVGKGVEKGTLVPIHFDKSPQMIIAILSVMKAGGAYVPLGHNDPEERLRKIVGMADMPIGLCEVEPSVEAVEWISIGQLSDIFPNESISNPDVQLAGQDLAYVIFTSGSTGEPKGVMVEHSGISNYIHNQTDFFKIDDSERILQFSDYTFDASIEQIFLALTTGATLVLIPGAYRLDKELFEQFLKQKNLTHLHVTPSFLKVLSPGKYGGLRRVVCGGEICDKQLAEEWVNYCQFYNKYGPAEATITVCEYQCSANDLQKGVNSVPIGKPVANTNLYVLNELGQQVPTGVLGELHIGGIQVARGYLNNEDLTASHFVQNPYNSAGKLYKTGDLVRFLPDGNLEFVGRHDEQLKVRGYRIEIAEIERALRDAPGVLEGVVLVVEEASNTQLAAYVVMERVFDPAAIKEALKSELPEYMIPGIIVELESIPLLPSGKVDKKQLKELGIADIREVEYEAPVGAMEEALATVWQELLSVDQVGRQHNYFELGGDSIISIQVVSRIRKLGFELQVGDLFTYQTIARISQAVSKRIEDEKIIRKEAGEVDTMPLTLSQKRLINNTSFAGYPDFTLALNKMISREQASQCLNQMIARYQGLQATFIRHNGQWKQKLMSKQLELSAVTVPSDISDLSAFLESERKKLYNLIDLNNNELISSTWIETPEEQQHNRLILVVHHLLMDTINWRDFINDLNRVFDGQELSEVKSYKEILTGIEEQTQKPLFGKWVEQWESQIPGKEASQAKSEKNYQVYKQSIADENLSTSLNLYREVYHANDTEILLSAIYGTLGQWKGDEQLVIGVESDSGATGQLHSAYPFMLKTTANDAGHALKLVKSFNRQNPEMALTYSAYADKKVSGNNPWDIRVKLYGACQQEEGPVSLAPERACFDAAPGSYGHEQLIIACRIEGEKLQLELLYDPAKYGEVDMASLTDKLTASIEHFLTNAAALKGADPQFSPTDFGLSKEVSIDDFDEFLDGHLDNGATRRSSIQSCYRLSALQSGMLFHSLYDENAATYRNQLKCDIVNLDEQAHKQTWEYLLQKHTIFRSTFHHDVFSIPVQCVHKTASLPIEVIDLTSLEQDELIGRVEKIEEADLQQGFRFDKAPLMRVTLIRLNETHTRMLWTSHHLLHDGWSLPILMEEFLTYYDISVNGANHQIKEEDKYEDYIRFIESQDNSGAAEYWQSYLQEIEVGTLLPFIESSSLRNKGAGTYKEINLNIDKQTTEAIRSFARRHRLTVNTLMQGTWAYLLHQFTGQRDVTFGVVVSGRPEDIPSVEKRVGMYINTLPLRSSLQKSDEILPWLTGIQNDQVNSRNYQYQSLNEIQGLVGVQGDLFDSIMAFQNFPLSKVLDAQDWKLKVEEVYVQEQSNYPLYITIGAFEEINAHFFYNTNLLDPATVKLITEKFHQVLTQIINRDSSKINELKLLTPAERNQLLFDFNQISADYPLDKTIPDLFREQAGLHPQEQAVVYNEHTLTYAELDKKSDELAHNLLSYLGGAENSPVPVLMDRSSNLVISILAIMKAGLVYVPIDPEQPEERITYILEDLSAKAIIADPAYDHLIKRTDLRVIYLGESEITDHSGELPGAKSDQLAYIIYTSGSTGKPKGVMVEHRSLTNYVLNSKELYMTDDATSGSYSFMSSVFDASLTAVFTPLVCGKSIVISPKEAEVFDRELTRQNNPFGFIKLTPAHLLLLEQDPSVFAGTRNYVVGGEQLTNRHLKVLKDAGQDIRVYNEYGPTEATVGCAVFSLQNESFDDYTNIPIGKPMANVHLYVLNESMEPVMQGAVGELYIGGVQVARGYWNNAALTQERFVDNPFAEGQLFKSGDLVKMRGNGNLEFLGRKDHQVKVRGYRVELGEVEKVMNSAEGVNQAVVLTAINKSTDSTYLSGYVVTQGQYSREKLMTYLRDNLPAYMIPDRLIEVKEIPLTINGKVDRKTLLELEKHSISTNDYQAAENELQQELIDIWKEFLELETVGVNDEFFSIGGNSLLAISIISVIRKRLKVDVSVTAFFELTTVAKLSQFIELNRQNESVDQEEYETIKL, from the coding sequence ATGAATATAAAAGAATGCATTGACCTGCTTGATAAAAACAACTTCTTTCTGGAAGCTAATGGGGATAAACTCGTTTTAAAGGCCAGAAAGAATAAAGTAAGCGAGGAGCAGGCTAAAGCCATTAAACAGAATACCGAAGTACTTAAATTCATTAAGGAAAATAAGCAGGAATTGATCGACCACCTCAATTCAAAAAGTGAGGAATCGAAGAAGGATATAGAGTCGATGTACAAGTTGAGTCCCTTGCAGGCGGGCATGATGTTTCATGACTTGTACGATCAACAGGTTGGAGCATATCGAAACCAGCTTAAATGTAACCTTAAACGAGTTGATCTCAACCTTTTTAAGCAGGCATGGGATCACTTAATAAAGAGTCATACCATCCTTCGTTCCAGTTTTCATTACGATGCCTTCAAAATTCCCGTACAATGCGTGCATCGCCATGTAGAAATGCCCCTGGAAATAGTTGACCTGAGTCAACTGAACGGGCATGATCTTGATACCGCTTTGGATAAATATGAGCGAGAGGACCGATCTAAACCTTTTGATTTTAAAAAGGCACCACTGATGCGGGTAATGCTGCTTAAACTGGGAGATGATAGCTATAAAATGTTGTGGAGTACCCACCACATCCTGTTAGACGGTTGGTCAAGACCCATACTCATGGAAGAGTTTCTTCAGGTCTATGATAAGCTATCAGCCAGTGAAGACATTAAAGACGGGGAGGTTGACAGGTTCGAAGATTACATCAGGTTTATTGATAGCCAGGACAAAGAAAAAGCACAGGCTTACTGGTCAGAGTACCTCAAACCTGTAACCGGAAGCACTTTACTTCCGTTCATCCCGGTTTCAGCCGAACGTACCAGAACAGTTTCTGATTTTAATGAAGAAATACTCGTTTTTGATGAGAATGTAACTCAAAAAGTCGAGTTGTTTACCAAGCGTAACCGAATTACAGTGAATACCCTGATGCAGGGAGTGTGGTCGTACCTGTTGCACCAGTATACCGGAGAAGAAACCATTTCATTTGGTGTGGTAGTGTCCGGTAGACCTGAAAACCTGCAAAATGTAGAAAGAAGAGTAGGGATGTATATCAACACCTTGCCCCTTGTTTCTGTATATGATAAAAGCTGTGATGTTCAAACCTGGTTAAAAGGCATTCAAAATGATCAGATAGCGTCAAGAAAGTTTCAGTATAACGCTTTGGCCGATATTCAGAAGTGGTCAGGTGTGCATGGGGATCTGTTTGACAGCATTATGGTATTCCAAAACTTTCCGCTTTCCGAATTGACCTCATCTACGCAGTGGAAACTGGAAGTGAGTAACTTCAAAGGGTTAGAACAGTCGTCCAATTATCCCCTTTTGATCCGTTTCTCCGTAAGCAGGGAGATCAATGTAGAGATTATATATAAAGAAGAACTTCTACCCAAAACGTTTATAAACCTGATCAAATTACACCTTGAGCAGGTTCTGTTAAGCATTGTAGAGGAAGGAGATACTTCATTGAATAATCTCCATTTGCTTCAGGCACACCCTATTGCTGAGAAGTCTGATGAGGCTCAACCGCAACCTGATTTGGTAGCACTTTTCGAGGCAGCAGCCATGAATTTCCCTGATAAGGTTGCCCTGGAATACCTGGACACAAAACTGACCTATAAGGAACTGAACGAATATGCCAACAGGCTGGCAAATCACCTGGTAGGAAAGGGAGTTGAGAAAGGTACTTTGGTGCCTATACATTTTGATAAGTCACCACAAATGATCATTGCGATACTTTCAGTTATGAAAGCAGGCGGTGCCTATGTGCCGCTAGGGCACAATGATCCTGAAGAAAGGCTCAGGAAAATTGTTGGTATGGCAGATATGCCCATTGGCTTATGTGAGGTAGAACCGTCAGTTGAAGCTGTAGAATGGATCAGTATAGGTCAATTAAGCGATATTTTTCCTAACGAGAGTATCTCTAACCCTGATGTACAACTCGCAGGTCAGGATCTGGCGTATGTCATCTTCACATCCGGATCTACCGGGGAGCCTAAAGGTGTGATGGTAGAACATTCAGGCATATCCAACTATATTCATAATCAGACAGATTTCTTCAAAATAGATGATAGCGAACGGATACTTCAGTTTAGTGATTACACATTTGACGCCTCTATTGAGCAGATTTTTCTGGCGCTGACCACAGGTGCTACGCTGGTATTAATCCCTGGTGCTTACCGTTTGGACAAAGAGCTTTTTGAGCAATTCCTTAAACAGAAAAACCTGACTCATTTGCATGTGACCCCAAGCTTTTTAAAAGTATTGAGTCCCGGTAAATACGGTGGTTTGAGGAGAGTGGTTTGTGGAGGGGAGATCTGTGACAAACAGCTTGCCGAAGAATGGGTGAATTACTGTCAGTTTTATAATAAATACGGCCCTGCCGAGGCCACCATTACCGTTTGTGAATACCAATGCAGTGCTAATGATCTTCAAAAGGGAGTGAACTCAGTGCCAATAGGCAAGCCGGTGGCCAATACTAATCTTTATGTACTCAATGAGTTGGGGCAACAGGTACCGACAGGGGTTTTAGGAGAGTTGCACATTGGAGGTATCCAGGTGGCAAGAGGTTACCTGAACAACGAAGACCTCACAGCCTCTCATTTCGTTCAAAACCCTTATAACTCTGCTGGAAAACTTTATAAAACAGGAGACCTGGTCAGGTTCCTGCCAGATGGGAATCTGGAGTTTGTAGGAAGACACGATGAACAGCTCAAAGTAAGAGGATATAGGATTGAGATTGCAGAAATAGAAAGAGCCTTGCGGGATGCTCCAGGTGTACTGGAAGGCGTTGTGTTGGTGGTGGAAGAGGCGTCGAACACTCAGCTTGCGGCATATGTCGTCATGGAGAGGGTTTTTGATCCTGCAGCTATTAAAGAAGCATTAAAAAGCGAGCTTCCTGAATATATGATCCCAGGTATTATAGTGGAGTTAGAGTCCATACCGCTGTTGCCAAGTGGTAAAGTAGATAAGAAGCAGCTGAAAGAATTAGGGATTGCAGACATACGAGAAGTAGAATATGAGGCTCCGGTAGGAGCGATGGAGGAAGCCCTTGCCACGGTATGGCAGGAACTGCTCTCCGTGGATCAGGTAGGCCGTCAGCATAACTACTTTGAGCTGGGAGGAGATTCAATCATATCTATTCAGGTAGTGAGCAGAATCCGAAAATTAGGATTTGAGCTACAAGTGGGTGATCTGTTTACTTACCAGACCATAGCACGTATTTCACAGGCAGTAAGCAAGCGGATTGAAGATGAAAAAATAATCAGGAAAGAGGCCGGTGAGGTCGATACAATGCCATTGACACTTTCCCAAAAGCGATTGATCAACAACACTTCATTTGCCGGTTACCCTGACTTTACGCTGGCCTTGAATAAAATGATCAGCAGAGAGCAGGCCAGCCAATGTCTGAATCAAATGATTGCAAGATACCAGGGGCTTCAGGCAACATTCATCAGACATAATGGGCAGTGGAAACAGAAACTTATGTCAAAGCAGTTGGAACTATCAGCCGTAACCGTGCCTTCGGATATTTCTGACTTGTCAGCATTTTTGGAGAGTGAGCGTAAGAAACTTTATAACCTGATCGATCTTAATAATAATGAATTGATCAGTTCCACATGGATAGAAACCCCGGAAGAACAACAACATAACAGGCTTATACTGGTTGTGCATCACCTCTTGATGGACACCATAAACTGGAGAGACTTTATTAACGATTTGAACCGTGTTTTTGACGGACAGGAGCTAAGTGAGGTTAAAAGTTATAAAGAAATCCTAACGGGTATTGAAGAGCAAACACAAAAGCCATTGTTTGGAAAGTGGGTGGAGCAATGGGAGAGTCAGATCCCGGGCAAGGAAGCCAGTCAGGCGAAAAGTGAAAAAAACTATCAGGTATATAAACAATCTATCGCTGATGAAAATCTGTCAACATCCTTAAACCTTTATCGAGAGGTATACCATGCCAACGACACAGAGATACTATTATCAGCTATCTATGGTACACTGGGCCAATGGAAAGGTGATGAGCAGTTGGTTATCGGTGTTGAGAGCGACTCAGGAGCAACGGGACAACTTCATTCAGCGTACCCATTTATGCTGAAAACCACAGCTAATGATGCTGGACATGCTCTTAAGTTGGTGAAGTCGTTTAATAGACAGAACCCGGAAATGGCACTTACCTACTCAGCTTATGCTGACAAAAAAGTTAGTGGGAATAATCCGTGGGATATCAGGGTTAAACTTTATGGAGCATGCCAACAGGAGGAGGGGCCTGTAAGCTTGGCGCCTGAAAGAGCCTGTTTTGATGCCGCACCTGGAAGCTATGGTCATGAGCAGCTTATCATTGCATGCAGAATTGAAGGCGAAAAGCTACAGCTTGAACTGCTATACGATCCTGCAAAATATGGAGAGGTTGACATGGCTTCTTTGACTGATAAGCTGACAGCAAGCATCGAACATTTCTTGACAAATGCTGCTGCCCTGAAAGGAGCAGACCCTCAGTTTAGCCCGACAGATTTCGGACTATCTAAAGAGGTTAGCATCGATGACTTTGATGAATTCCTGGATGGCCATCTCGACAATGGAGCTACCAGAAGATCGTCAATACAAAGCTGTTATAGACTAAGTGCATTACAATCAGGTATGCTGTTTCATAGCCTTTATGATGAGAATGCAGCCACTTACCGTAACCAGTTGAAATGCGACATCGTCAATCTGGATGAACAGGCACACAAGCAGACCTGGGAGTACCTGTTGCAAAAGCATACTATTTTCCGTAGCACCTTCCATCACGATGTGTTCAGTATACCGGTACAGTGTGTACATAAAACAGCTTCTCTACCTATTGAGGTGATAGACCTTACCTCACTTGAGCAGGATGAACTGATTGGTAGAGTTGAGAAGATTGAGGAGGCAGATTTGCAGCAAGGTTTTCGCTTCGATAAAGCTCCACTGATGAGGGTGACACTAATAAGACTAAATGAAACCCATACGCGCATGCTGTGGACATCTCACCACTTGCTGCATGATGGTTGGTCTCTACCCATTCTGATGGAGGAGTTTTTGACTTATTATGACATCTCGGTTAACGGAGCAAACCATCAGATCAAAGAGGAGGATAAGTATGAAGATTATATAAGATTCATAGAGTCGCAGGATAACTCAGGTGCCGCCGAATATTGGCAAAGCTATCTGCAAGAGATAGAAGTAGGTACACTGTTGCCGTTTATTGAATCATCTTCATTGCGTAACAAGGGAGCAGGAACCTACAAGGAGATAAACCTGAACATTGATAAACAGACCACTGAGGCTATCAGGTCATTTGCAAGACGTCACAGACTTACGGTTAATACATTGATGCAGGGAACCTGGGCCTATTTGTTGCATCAATTTACAGGTCAGCGCGATGTTACATTTGGTGTGGTTGTTTCGGGTAGGCCGGAAGATATTCCTTCCGTTGAAAAAAGAGTAGGTATGTACATCAATACATTACCATTGCGTTCATCATTGCAAAAGTCAGATGAAATTCTGCCCTGGTTGACAGGTATTCAGAATGATCAGGTTAACTCAAGGAATTATCAATACCAGTCTTTGAATGAGATCCAGGGGCTGGTAGGGGTTCAGGGCGACCTGTTTGATAGTATCATGGCATTCCAAAACTTCCCGTTGTCCAAAGTATTAGATGCGCAGGACTGGAAGCTGAAGGTAGAAGAAGTTTATGTACAGGAGCAGTCTAACTATCCACTGTATATTACCATAGGTGCTTTTGAAGAGATCAATGCCCACTTCTTTTACAATACTAATTTACTTGACCCGGCAACGGTGAAGCTGATCACCGAAAAGTTCCATCAGGTATTGACGCAAATCATAAACAGGGACAGCAGCAAGATCAATGAACTAAAGCTGCTTACTCCGGCCGAGAGAAATCAGCTGTTATTTGACTTTAATCAAATTTCAGCAGATTATCCGTTGGACAAAACCATACCGGACTTATTTAGGGAGCAGGCAGGCTTACATCCTCAGGAGCAGGCAGTTGTTTATAATGAACATACGTTGACCTATGCTGAGCTTGATAAAAAGTCGGACGAGCTGGCGCATAATCTCTTGAGTTATTTGGGAGGTGCCGAAAACTCTCCCGTGCCGGTATTGATGGATAGGAGCTCGAACCTCGTGATATCCATATTGGCAATCATGAAGGCAGGGTTGGTATATGTGCCGATAGACCCTGAGCAGCCCGAAGAGCGAATTACTTATATTCTTGAAGACCTGTCAGCTAAAGCCATTATTGCAGACCCTGCTTATGATCATCTTATAAAGCGTACGGATTTACGTGTGATCTATCTGGGTGAAAGTGAAATAACAGATCATTCAGGAGAACTTCCAGGGGCAAAGTCTGATCAATTGGCTTACATCATTTACACTTCAGGTTCTACCGGAAAGCCAAAAGGAGTAATGGTCGAACACAGAAGCCTTACAAACTATGTTTTAAATAGTAAGGAACTCTATATGACTGATGATGCCACCAGTGGTAGCTATAGCTTCATGTCAAGTGTATTTGATGCATCGCTGACAGCGGTATTTACTCCGTTGGTATGTGGTAAAAGCATCGTAATATCACCGAAGGAGGCTGAAGTTTTTGATCGGGAGCTTACCAGGCAGAATAATCCGTTTGGCTTTATTAAGCTCACGCCGGCACACCTGCTGTTATTGGAGCAGGATCCGTCAGTATTTGCAGGTACCCGTAATTATGTAGTAGGAGGTGAGCAATTGACCAACAGGCATTTGAAAGTGCTTAAAGATGCAGGGCAGGATATTCGGGTATACAATGAATATGGTCCGACCGAAGCTACAGTAGGGTGTGCTGTGTTTAGCCTTCAAAATGAAAGCTTTGATGACTATACCAACATTCCCATTGGTAAACCTATGGCTAATGTTCATCTGTACGTACTGAATGAAAGCATGGAGCCGGTGATGCAGGGTGCGGTTGGAGAGTTGTACATCGGCGGAGTTCAGGTGGCAAGGGGTTACTGGAATAACGCTGCGCTGACCCAGGAAAGGTTTGTAGACAATCCTTTCGCAGAAGGTCAACTGTTTAAGTCTGGCGATTTGGTGAAAATGAGAGGCAATGGGAACCTGGAATTTTTAGGAAGAAAAGACCATCAGGTGAAAGTCAGAGGCTACAGGGTTGAACTGGGTGAAGTAGAGAAAGTAATGAATAGCGCTGAAGGAGTTAACCAGGCTGTTGTTTTAACTGCAATAAACAAGAGCACTGATAGCACATATCTTTCTGGTTATGTCGTTACACAAGGCCAATACTCAAGAGAAAAGTTAATGACTTACCTGAGAGATAATCTACCGGCCTATATGATCCCTGACAGGTTAATAGAAGTAAAAGAGATACCATTGACCATTAATGGAAAAGTGGATAGAAAAACGCTGCTGGAATTAGAAAAGCATAGTATTTCTACCAATGACTATCAAGCGGCTGAAAATGAATTGCAACAGGAACTGATAGATATATGGAAAGAATTTCTTGAGCTGGAAACGGTAGGAGTCAATGATGAGTTCTTCAGTATTGGAGGTAATTCGTTGTTGGCGATAAGCATCATTTCAGTGATCAGGAAGCGCCTTAAAGTAGATGTGTCAGTAACAGCATTTTTTGAATTGACTACTGTAGCGAAACTGTCGCAATTCATTGAGCTTAACAGACAAAACGAGTCGGTTGACCAAGAGGAGTATGAAACCATAAAGCTTTAA